In Tribolium castaneum strain GA2 chromosome 4, icTriCast1.1, whole genome shotgun sequence, one DNA window encodes the following:
- the sba gene encoding mucin-2 isoform X4 produces the protein MPYAGCVSLSQIFTRPDKLALSQQHFNKEGLGNQAQVVWPQSPTSSSQMGNRLQNYPESQQMVRYQNQEQQNRIVNGSPMVVGDNSTMMVPQQQSNISQQIHQNHNGQNPSVPQQHIIGPNGQVISLQGALNSNQVNNGVVIQGQNVVPNPNQSRVFINSQPSEPSGPGRPNIQMIPVGVTNQRDAQNRLHHFYNNQQYPQIQYDASKQMRPTFMPGHNQMNGFRPQNNQIMQAPVMINNHQKMPWPNRIQNSPNAYERVPPLHPHTPSPTMWQDEVKRKKVKLGKIVKNRPYHMMDSALHAPCPNIDVRQIPAENGRQVIINQNSASPSFMEDPSGYLAQQTALLNNTINRQTGVNACAGMVCSSPQQPHLTPPNSQTNEVPLPSNVVISHMKQTQNITNRTNQTLHVVKSQVPQVMSQQYNQMMAAHADSSVTNDQCQNCDSHKGHSRPNSQPGTPSSSAIDDPVTSSTYSDKQNNQSPDSRPIQGGTVSTSNVSPLDGSQSDPPTPNPHTPTPPRNDNMPYAVYQSREVCSTNYPPKSDCCSKMNTPYISSIVTTMASGRTVGSNTITSVLAGRANTATVSVNSPANLPASTTPTTVTQTVSKSPLEMVQSVVSSIQVPQSQTNPQISPPHIVKHSPTGLPPGHILVSSGGQLIMANTGNSQSGVMPPPPPKLVSNQTAMPPMSVSPMITNVTAAVSQVIPAVAQQVLGQQTVLVNALPTPFVLQGGVTMTMDGSMVGQNMQLPQIVAGNVIQQQIQLDNSDPRRTTALLSPETKKKGKKRKMSQTVANMLHIAAQQNSGVVMSQQGFPQQIQMAHSPQGLATGPVMQALTIVPSKTGGPPQIVMNGQPMTNTSPQLIANSQPAQQINLLQPVNLINGTTGVVQNFPTIQQFIVPNLGGMVMNPDGTATILQDTSNIGMQLQLQNVNGQNVLTPVQNNGMFNGGQSILAASPAGMVIRAPTSQGKLIQQQQHSPGAQFLSPNGGQFVVNGTQFSGQLSPLVASVSPSQQVTFGTSTPQIRPTQGQQEFIQCGQMGQTLMVPCAPTVAVSSSQNTTFVQQNTTIVQQQTTMVSNSQQLQNFQNNGGNRTTVNVDQNFIIANDNKQVQALVQVQRESPGTNYRQSVSTQTAVNQNAQTVTTFCQTSTLCAGSPPDTTTHSPLASGGQSPATADTTTHTGSTDDGLSPAPSNCSVTCDSAGRQPACTMAMVHCISSSEPDSADLNTQGSDHDWSRASSIPQQKSDLSEIHFPKKQNTPTHVAYAESSTMMAGLHFIGDQMKAQEAVVSSHNFDKIVQKRKSSDTLLVMETHHMHSSLFDEEEDNEKREKSEHDFVVGDLVWGPAKASPAWPGKIIQVDGNDVSVKWFGSEKLITKLDRGSLQTLTEGLDAHHQARKKCRTSRKLNSHLEKAIQEAMAELDKDLEQETKEVKQQKKKAHRVRSGHR, from the exons ATGCCTTACGCCGGTTGTGTTTCTTTATCGCAAATTTTCACTCGTCCGGACAAACTCGCTTTGAGTCAACAGCATTTCAACAAGGAAGGTCTCGGAAATCAAGCTCAGGtc GTGTGGCCTCAGTCACCGACTAGCAGCTCTCAAATGGGTAATCGTCTGCAGAATTACCCCGAGAGCCAGCAGATGGTCCGATATCAAAACCAGGAGCAACAGAATCGAATCGTTAACGGTTCGCCCATGGTGGTCGGTGATAACAGTACCATGATGGTACCCCAACAACAGTCCAACATATCGCAACAGATCCACCAGAACCACAATGGTCAAAATCCCAGCGTTCCTCAGCAGCACATTATCGGGCCCAACGGCCAAGTGATAAGTCTCCAAGGGGCCCTTAACTCGAATCAGGTCAATAATGGAGTGGTCATACAGGGTCAAAACGTCGTTCCTAATCCAAATCAATCCCGAGTTTTCATCAACAGCCAACCAAGCGAACCCAGTGGACCAGGCCGGCCCAACATCCAGATGATTCCCGTAGGAGTCACGAATCAAAGAGATGCCCAAAACCGCCTCCACCACTTCTACAACAACCAACAATACCCACAGATACAATACGACGCGTCGAAGCAAATGCGACCGACATTTATGCCCGGCCACAACCAAATGAACGGTTTTCGCCCGCAAAATAATCAGATTATGCAAGCGCCGGTTATGATTAACAACCATCAAAAGATGCCATGGCCTAATCGCATTCAAAATTCGCCCAATGCCTACGAAAGAGTGCCGCCGCTGCATCCACACACACCATCGCCCACTATGTGGCAAGACGAGGTCAAACGGAAAAAGGTCAAATTGGGGAAAATCGTTAAAAATCGGCCGTATCATATGATGGATTCGGCGTTGCATGCACCCTGTCCCAACATTGACGTGCGGCAAATACCAGCCGAAAACGGCCGACAGGTTATTATCAACCAGAATTCGGCCAGTCCCTCGTTTATGGAGGACCCCAGTGGGTATTTAGCCCAGCAGACGGCCCTGCTCAATAATACCATCAACAGACAAACAG gggTGAACGCGTGCGCGGGCATGGTGTGCAGCAGCCCGCAGCAGCCCCACCTAACACCACCGAATTCGCAAACAAACGAGGTGCCTTTACCCAGCAACGTGGTGATATCTCATATGAAACAAACGCAAAACATTACAAATCGAACCAATCAAACGTTACACGTAGTAAAAAGTCAAGTTCCTCAAGTAATGTCCCAGCAGTATAATCAAATGATGGCGGCTCACGCCGACAGTAGCGTCACCAACGACCAATGTCAAAATTGCGACAGTCATAAAGGCCATTCGAGACCTAACAGTCAACCTGGAACTCCGAGTTCGTCGGCTATTGACGATCCGGTGACATCATCGACTTATTCCGacaaacaaaataatcaatCACCGGATTCAAGACCGATTCAGGGCGGTACTGTTAGTACTAGCAATGTATCGCCATTGGATGGATCACAATCAGATCCACCTACACCTAACCCACACACTCCAACGCCTCCTAGGAATGATAATATGCCATATGCTGTCTACCAATCGCGTGAGGTTTGCAGTACGAATTACCCACCGAAAAGTGACTGTTGTTCGAAAATGAACACGCCGTATATTTCGAGTATAGTTACGACGATGGCAAGTGGACGAACAGTTGGTAGTAATACCATAACGTCGGTTTTGGCCGGTCGTGCCAACACTGCCACAGTTTCAGTCAACAGTCCTGCTAACCTCCCAGCATCCACAACCCCAACAACAGTCACACAAACCGTTTCAAAATCCCCACTTGAAATGGTCCAAAGCGTCGTCAGTAGCATACAAGTCCCTCAGTCTCAAACCAATCCCCAAATCTCTCCACCACATATCGTCAAACATTCCCCCACCGGGTTACCTCCTGGCCATATCCTTGTCTCAAGCGGCGGCCAGTTAATAATGGCAAACACCGGAAACAGCCAATCGGGCGTTATGCCACCCCCACCCCCCAAACTAGTCTCCAATCAAACCGCAATGCCGCCAATGTCCGTCTCACCAATGATCACAAATGTCACTGCAGCGGTCAGTCAGGTCATACCGGCAGTAGCTCAGCAAGTTTTAGGCCAACAAACCGTTTTAGTGAACGCCTTACCCACACCTTTTGTCTTACAAGGCGGAGTCACAATGACCATGGACGGGTCCATGGTCGGCCAAAACATGCAATTACCTCAAATCGTCGCCGGAAATGTGATACAACAACAAATCCAACTGGATAACAGTGACCCACGACGTACCACCGCGCTACTCTCACCCGAAACCAAGAAAAAAGGAAAGAAACGAAAAATGTCACAAACAGTGGCCAACATGCTTCACATAGCTGCCCAGCAAAACTCCGGCGTTGTGATGTCACAACAAGGCTTCCCGCAGCAAATTCAAATGGCTCATAGTCCGCAAGGTCTAGCCACGGGCCCAGTGATGCAAGCCTTGACCATAGTCCCCAGCAAAACAGGGGGACCCCCACAGATCGTAATGAACGGGCAACCCATGACCAACACCAGTCCCCAACTCATTGCAAACTCGCAACCGGCGCAACAAATCAACCTCCTTCAGCCGGTGAATCTCATCAATGGCACCACCGGAGTGGTGCAAAATTTCCCCACGATTCAACAATTCATAGTCCCGAATTTAGGCGGCATGGTTATGAACCCGGACGGCACCGCCACTATATTACAGGACACTTCAAATATCGGCATGCAGTTACAACTACAGAACGTTAACGGACAAAACGTCCTGACTCCGGTCCAAAACAACGGAATGTTCAACGGGGGTCAGAGTATTCTAGCAGCGAGTCCGGCCGGCATGGTCATTAGGGCCCCCACCTCGCAGGGGAAATTAATCCAGCAGCAGCAGCACAGTCCAGGTGCCCAGTTTTTGTCACCCAACGGGGGCCAGTTTGTCGTCAATGGGACACAATTCAGCGGCCAGTTGAGCCCGCTTGTGGCTAGTGTGAGTCCGAGTCAGCAAGTTACCTTTGGGACGTCCACGCCGCAGATTAGACCAACTCAGGGTCAACAAGAATTTATACAGTGTGGTCAAATGGGCCAGACTTTGATGGTTCCGTGTGCACCAACGGTCGCCGTTTCCTCCTCGCAAAACACGACTTTTGTCCAGCAAAACACTACGATTGTTCAGCAGCAAACCACGATGGTTTCGAATAGTCAACAGTTACAGAATTTCCAGAATAATGGAGGGAATCGAACGACTGTGAATGTGGATCAGAATTTTATCATCGCGAATGATAATAAGCAAGTGCAGGCGCTTGTTCAGGTTCAGAGGGAGAGTCCCGGGACGAATTATAGACAGTCGGTGTCGACGCAAACAGCGGTTAATCAGAATGCACAGACAGTGACCACGTTTTGTCAGACGTCCACGCTGTGTGCGGGGAGTCCCCCGGATACTACAACGCATAGTCCGTTGGCGTCGGGAGGACAGAGTCCTGCAACGGCCGATACGACCACACATACGGGAAGTACAGACGATGGGCTGTCGCCAGCGCCGTCGAATTGTTCGGTGACGTGCGATAGTGCAGGGAGACAGCCGGCTTGCACGATG GCGATGGTGCACTGCATATCCAGCAGCGAGCCCGATTCGGCTGATCTGAACACCCAAGGCTCTGACCATGACTGGTCCCGAGCGTCGTCTATCCCTCAGCAAAAAAGCGACTTGTCGGAGATACATTTccccaaaaaacaaaacactccGACCCACGTGGCTTACGCCGAATCGTCGACAATGATGGCCGGTTTGCATTTTATCGGCGATCAAATGAAGGCCCAAGAGGCCGTCGTCAGTTCTCACAATTTCGATAAAATCGTACAGAAACGCAAAAGCAGCGATACTTTGCTCGTCATGGAAACCCATCACATGCATTCGTCGCTTTTCGACGAGGAGGAAG ATAATGAGAAACGTGAAAAGTCAGAACATGACTTTGTTGTTGGCGATTTGGTTTGGGGGCCGGCTAAAGCAAGTCCAGCTTGGCCTGGCAAAATAATACAAGTCGACGGGAACGATGTTTCGGTTAAATGGTTCGGCagcgaaaaattaattacaaaattagacAGAGGTTCCTTGCAGACACTCACTGAAGGTCTCGATGCTCACCACCAAGCGCGCAAAAAATGCAGAAC ATCTCGCAAACTGAATTCTCATCTGGAGAAGGCCATCCAAGAGGCCATGGCTGAGCTGGATAAGGACTTGGAGCAAGAGACGAAGGAGGTGAAGCAGCAGAAGAAGAAAGCGCACCGAGTGAGAAGCGGTCATCGCTag